GGTTCATTCTTAAATTGTtctattgatttttcttttttttttttaaatttaatccTGACTTTCACAACTTAATCTTGACAATAAATTTTGTGTTTCCATCTAGCACTGCTACATTTGAGTTTAACTTTGGTTTGGATCTTAGTTTTTAGTGGCTGGATAAGTGGTCAATGGTTTTAGTTGGTTCTCCATTTATATATTCACTATTCGACTTTGAATATGTATCTCTACCTAGTGTCAAACATTTTATATTTTAGACAATCCTGATTATAGCATGGCCGACGCGGAATTTGACCAGATTTTTATCATTTTACCTCGGTTATCTGTAGAACTTTGTTGTCAAGCTGTTGGTATATCAATTAGAACCTAGCTGTAATGTTAACTTTTCCCTTCATTAGCAAAAGAAGGTATTGGGACGTCTCCTTAGATCATTCAATGAGGTGACCGCCAGATGTCAGCTAACAACTAAGTGTATCCTCTTCTGAATTAGTAGATAACTAAAAACCCATTTTTGGTTTTTGAGATGCAGTAGTTCCTCAAGTCCAAAAGAGATGTAGTAGTTCCTCAAGTCCAAAAGTTACACTTAAATGGCCTATTTTTTGATGATTATTCTATATGACGCGTTGAAACTATATAGCTCTTAGTATTATCGCTTTGTCATgggattttctttctttcatttcctCCGTGCACCTGCAACTCAATGGGTATAAATTTACGATGAATATTCTGTTTGTACCATTACTCTATCTAAACTTGAAAGACTATAACTGGTTTCACAGGGGCACACTGCTGGTCTGTATAATTTGGGAAACACGTGCTACATGAACTCTACCCTTCAATGCTTGCATTCAGTCCCTGAGTTGAAATCTGAGCTAATTAagtaagtttttttgtttttacatAAAATAATTATATTTCCATAGTATATTAGGTTTGCATTTGCGTATTTTTCATATCCCCAATAGTTGttttaactattttattttcgatTAGGTATCCTGGAAAAACCAATGACTTGGATCAGTCTTCACATCTTCTGACTATTGCAACCCGGGATCTGTTTGGTGAGCTAGATCGAAATGTTAAACCTGTCTCCCCGATGCAGTTTTGGATGGTGAGTTCTCTTTGATCTGTTTTCCTTTATCTTAACTAATCTGACCTAACAGAAAACATGAACTCCAGCATAAAAAAGTTCAAACTTTCAAGATCTGCAGTTGACAAATAAAACTGGGCCTTGACTATTTTAATAGTGTAATAAATTGGGAAGATATAGGCTTAGTGGGTAAGAATGAGAACGTTAGCTACTGGAACAGTGTTAAGATATGCATGAGCCTGATCATATAGTACAAATCTTGACCATTTTAAAACACCATAAAACCTCAGGAAAGCGGTACCCTTTTGATGCCATCTATGCCTTTAACGTGAACCTTTTCTTACGTGAACCTTTTCTTGTTAGCATAATCTTCTTGCTATGGTTTCTCATCTTCTCATCCCGACAGATGTTGCGGAAAAAGTATCCACAATTTGGCCAGCTGCATAATGGTGCCTTCATGCAACAGGTATTCTATTGTTCCTATGAAGCTGTTAAGTACCCACTGATTGGAATTTGCTAATCAGTTGATCTGGTTCATTGAATAAAAATAGGATGCCGAGGAATGTTGGACCCAAATTATGTATACTCTTTCACAGTCTCTTAAAGCACCAAATGGCAGGTATATCAACTTCCTTCTGTAGTTACAAATGTTTTTGGCAGGTTTCTTAACATTTTAGTGATTCTGATCATTTAATCCAATTTCTGTTTTTGGTTGATCCTATGTCATTCAGATAGTTATTGATTTATTTCCATATACAGTATCGAGAGAGGGAAAGGTTATTAAATTCTTTAGAGTGATCTTgtcattatttatttttcaattttctctGGATAGAAGTGAATGAATCTCTACGTCGTTTTGTTATTAACTTGTTATTACGTTAAAGCTCTATCATTTAATTGAGCTTGTGATGTAGGTCTTACATATTCGTATTGGATGTTGACCATGCTTTGTTTGTTCACTTGCAGTGAAAATTCTGAAGCTGTGAAGAAACTTTTTGGAATTGATCTTGTCAACAGGTACTCTGATGTTTAGAGATTATTTATAGTTTCTTGTCTTCTCTTTCTTCTGTAGTACATTAAGTCTTTTTTTTAGGTCCAGCAGGTATTCATGTAATGTTGTTTGCTAGGATGCATTGTGCAGAAAGTGGTGAAGAAAGCTCCGAGACAGAGTCAGTATACTCACTTAAATGCCATATCTCCCATGAAGTGAACCATCTGCACGAGGGATTAAAGCATGTAAGTGTGTAGTTACGTGAATTTCGAACAGTCTGTCGACTAAAGATTACATGCTAGTTTTCCACTTTGGAACATCTAGTGTTTGTTGTCTTTCTTTTTCCCTTCCCTTCTTAGTTTCCCTTATACATTGGGTCTGAGTTCACATGTTTTGTTTCTCATCTAGATATGTTATGTGTagaatatttttgatgaaaaTTGAAAATCTAAAGTATTAAAGTTATGAACCCCAACTTTCCTTTCCACTGAATTAAATGCATGCATTGGTCAATGGAGGAACGTTTATTATGGGCTTGGCGAGCCAACCGTAAAACCCTAGGCATAGACCAGTAGAGGGCGAGAGCAGTACCAAGATGGGTGAccgcttgggaagtcctcgtgcaCCTTTGTTTGGTAGAAAAGCAGCCATTCCCTTGGGACAGGGCGGGAGCGAAGTTCTCGTATTCCCTTTCTAGCCTACCCCAACTTGTTTGGGACTAAAGGCTAAGAAGAAGAAGGTCAATTTTTGCATAACCATCCATCATGGATCTTATCATGTATTCATTTGTGATCTTTTAATTCATGCAGGGTCTGAAATCAGAGTTAGAAAAGGTTTCACCTTCCTTGGGGCGCAGTTCAATTTATCTGAAAGAATCACGCATCAACGACTTACCAAGGCAAGAACAACCTTTTttaaaaagatatatatatatatatatatatatatatatatatatatatatatatatatatatatatattattgatTTGACTTAAAAAGTTGTTATGCTAATAAAACCACAAAATAGGTGCTGGCAGACTATGTAAGTTACAATGGATTCCCACTTGAAATAATTCGTCACAGACTATGTAATTACAATGGATTCCCACTTGAACTAATCTTTGATCGTAAGAgaataacctgaaatattttatttttcaatcccCATAAAGTTAGGTATTATTTTGGATCACTGTCTTCCTTTCCCCCCAAACTTCTGCAACATCTTTAAACTTCTGCAACATCTTTCCTTCTCAGTGGTCTAAAGGATCACGAGTGGTAGTTATTTTTCCTTTAGGTGAAGAATTATACTTTTATCTGAGCAAAAGGTTATGTGCCCAAAAAGACATCTCAAGTGGTCTCAGTAATCAACACCATGGATTTTGCTCGTCTTGCATCATTTCTTTTTGCTGTATATATTGCTACAAGATATATGCTTGATAAAGTAATACTTGCTGTCTGTCCAGGTATTTGACCGTCCAGTTTGTTCGATTTTTCTGGAAGAGGGAATCGAACCAGAAAGCAAAGATTTTGCGGGTAATCTTATATTTGATTTCTTTTGAATTGCAAActatgttttgtttgtaataGTAAATAGTACTTCTATCAAAGTATGACTGCTGTAAAGCTAATTAGTTCTCAGTCTGTAACAACTCCCGTTTTATGCCCTCCTACTCTTCAAATAATCTGAATTATATGTCTTTGTTGCAGAAAGTGGACTACCCATTGGAGTTGGATGTTTATGATCTGTGCTCAGATGAGCTTCGCAAAAAGTTGGAAGTTCCACGCAAGGTACTCACTCATAAACACCCAGATAATAGCTGTTGTTGCTTCGTTATACCTGACGCTTTTTGTTTGTTCTTTTGCTTTCGTAACTTCaagaaacatcttcttctcgTTGATCGACTCATTGTTGGTTCATTTTGATAGCTTTTGAGAGATGAGGAAGGAAGGAAAGCTGGTttgaaaattgaagaaaagaagtcaaAAGACACTGATGTCAAGATGCTTGACGCAGAGGTAATGGTCATCTCCTTGAACATAGCAGTTAGATGTTGTCTCCAACATGCATATAATAATGGTTAGATAGTTGGTCCATGGTGAACTTTTGCCGCTGTGACCAAGATTCATTTAGTAAGCACATATTGTATAGTGACAAGGGGTCATATTTCTTCAGGGATCATCAAGTGCAAAAGGGGAATCATCGGCCACTTCATCTCAGGAAGGTAAACTAGCAAAAAGAACAACCAACTTTAATGCTAGCAATTAGCTTCATTCTTCTGTATTGCCATTTTTAAGTGTGCTGACTTTGATGAACAACATTTTAGGTGCTACTTCTGAAAGTGAGGGGCAGTTAACTGGAGTTTATGAGTTAGTTTCTGTCTTAACGCATAAAGGAAGGAGTGCCGACTCAGGGCATTATGTTGCTTGGGTAAAACAAGAAAGTGGTGCGTAAAATCTTGAATCCATGAGCTTATTTGATTGAATCTGAGAAGAATACCAGTGTATTAATTGACTAAAACAATGGTATACATTGTTTTTGCAGGTAAATGGATTCAATTTGATGACGACAATCCGATTCCACAACGCGAAGAAGACATTACAAAACTCTCTGGTGGAGGTGAGTACATAACCTATCCCGAGTTTTAAGATTCTATatccttttctttattttattgcaTAATAAACTTCCACTTCTATGTTATTTTATCAGGTGACTGGCATATGGCATACATTTGCATGTACAAGGCTCGTGTTATCCGTAACTAGGTTCTCAGTTTATTCACATCGTCTGAGATATCACTGTTTATGGTTGGTAACTTTGGGAGAGATAATTAAGGCCAAATTTATCTTTTAATTGAAAATAGTTTGTATACTTTTGAGAGTTAGCTCCCTCCCTAAAGAATTTACAGAAATAGCCATTGTTttcttttatatattgttattcagtttgatctTTCCGGTACTGTCCTTGAGCAGCCATATGGTGTTCCAGGTTTGTTCATCATGAAAGCTTCTCGTATAGCTCTTCATACTTGGTTTTGATAGCTTGGGGTGTAGCTTTCTTATTAATTTTCCATTGATAACTTGAGTGGCGCCTTATCACACCTGTAATGCTGAGCATTAAGCGAGACAAGCTTGCTTTTTGGTGAAGCTGGTGTTGACGACCTGAATTCGGAATTTGTCCGTCCCCAAGATGGTATCCAGTGGATTTTTAAAATCTGCAACTAATACTGCGGTTCTGTGCTAAAAAAATGTCAATTTGGCTACCTTTCTCAATTTTCAATGTATCTAATGGCCTTTTACTTTTCATCATTTTCTTGATTGGCGTGTTTGAAAATGATGTCAAAAACATGTCCATAGTACACAGCCCATACGTACCAAGTTTTCAAGAAGCAATCAAatggtggattttttttttttttttttttattttatggaaaGAAACTTCTTCATTTAAGCTGAAACATTACATAACTTCTTACTAGCAAGCCTTTCATCCCTTAATAATTTTTCATACTCATCAGGGATGTTACACCAAAATTCAAAAGAGGCTTTACTAGTCCTAGCTTTGTTAGATGTTACACCAAAATTCAAAAGAGGCTTTACTAGTTCTAGCTTTGTTAGCTAGTACATGAGCTATATTATTTGAAGTTCTTTTGACATGATTaacatcaaaataagaaaaggaaGACAACAAATGCCTTATTTCATCTACATATCCCTAGTTCATCCAGTGGACTACAGAGTTGGCATTTTTGATAGAGCTAACTACATTTATACAGTCTGTTTCATAGATAACGTTTTGAAGCTGCAATTATTTGCCTCATAAGATAGCTTGTTTCATGGCCAGGCATTTTGCATGTTCTGGGTCTATCCCTCCATTGATGTATCTTCCCCTGATGCCTCTTGTTGTGCCTGCATGATCCCTTAAAATTAAACCAATTCCCACATTTTTAGAATTATGATCAAAAGATGCATCAATGTTCATTTTCAAGAAATTATATGGGGGAGGACACCATTGCTGTTCAGAAGAtagatttttcttcttgttctggTACTGATTTTCAGTCATGCATTGAGTAACAAGACTCTTTATTGCACTACAGGTGGACCAACagttatattttttgttttggaaGACCTTCATACATCTATTTTTCCAAATGTACCATATCGTGCACATAAGAGTTGTCTGCCAAAGTGTTTGATCTGCATCTGCCTGACCAGTATATGATAGCCAGCTAGAGATCCAAGAAGAAATATCTATGTGTTGAGACTGAATGGTAGCTACATTGACATTCATCGATAACCATATAGCTCTAGCACAGTCACATTCTATGAGCAAATGCCACAATGATTCTGACTTCGGGTTACAATTAGGGCATTTAGTATCTATGTTTTTTCCCTAGTTGGAACAATAGCTCTTAAGCATTTCCAAATGAACAATTTCACCATGTGTGGAACTGCAGCTCTCCAGACATTTCTCCAAACTATTTTAGGAATAATTTGAGATTGCTGATGTGTTCTGTAATTCTCATAAGTTAAAGCCTTATATGCTGACTTTACAGTAAATTATCACTTATATCAGGTTCCCAGACTAGTCTATCCTGTCTGTTTTGCACTAAATTCATTTGAAAAATTAAATCTGCAATATGATCTGGGAATAGATCCTTAATTAAGCTTGTGTTCCATCTTCTATGATTGTTCAACATTAGATCTGAAATATAAACCAATCTTGTAGGTTCTCTAAAAGAATCCTTCGGTACTGGAGGATAGTCCCAGTCTCTAACCCACTTATCATACCAAATGAGAATCTTAGTTCCGCTCCTAACATCCCATCTATGGTATTGTCTAACAATATCTATACTCATTTCAATCCCTTTCCAAACTAAAGAGTTTTGATGTTTTTCCCGAAGATGAAGGAAATCACATGTTGGAAAATATTTGGCTTTCATACTTTGAACCCATGGCTTATCTGTTTCTGTACACAATCTTCATGCCAATTAGTAATTAAAGCCAAGTTATACTTTTCAAGATTGCGGAAAACAAGTCCTCCTTCTTCTTTAGAATGACAAAGAGAATCCCAGGAAATGAATTTAATTCCATTCTTTTCTCTGTGTCCCCACCAAAATTTCCTTTGAAGCATGTCTAACTGGTTCAAAGTAGTTTTTGGTAATTTAAAGTTACTCATAAAATGAGCTGGGATAGAGTTTAGAACTGACTTTACCATAGTGGTTCTTGCTGCTTGGTTTAGAGTTTTGGCACTCTAGCCATTAAACCTATTTTCAAAAGAATCATTAATGGACGAGAAGGAATTTACTTTGGATTTTCCAAGAATAATTGgtaaacccaaatatttatcttttttacacAACTGCTTAACTCCAAGACTGTCAATTATGGATAATTTCTCTTCATGAGAGATATCACCACAAATGAAGGCTGCAGATTTAGAGAAGTTGATAAATTGTCCTGAAAACATTCCAAAGTCCTGAAGAATCTTAGATATATGAGAAAGACCTAATTGAGAAGCATGAAAAAACAGTAGACAATCATCAGCGAATAGCAGATGATTTATCGAAATTACATTATGAGAAACCCGAATTCCCTGTATTTGATTAGAAGTTTTAGCTTGCTCTAAGGCTCTAGATAGATACTCCATGGATAATATGAACAGATAGGAAAATAATGGATCTCCCTTCCTTAGCCCTCTTGATGGAATATAGGAAGTACATATGCTTCCGTTCAGCCTTATAGAGACAGACGTGGTCGAAATGCATTGTTGGATAAGTGTTCTCCAATCTTCGCAGAACCCTAGATGTTATAACATTTTATCAATAAACTTCCATTTTaatctgtcgaaagctttcgacatgtccAACTTGAGAGCTATTAACcctgttttttttttcgaatttttcaTCGAATGAATTAATTCATGAGCCATGATGATATTATCATTTATTAACCTTTTTGGGACATACGCTGCCTGGTATGGAGAAATCAGCGTCTCCATTAAAGGTTTTATCCTTAAGACTATGAGTTTTGAAATGATCTTGTATGAGCAGTTGCACAATCCTATAGGCATGTAGTCATTTGGAGATATAGGGTTTAAGGATTTAGGGATTAAGAAAGTGATGGTTTGATTGATATGATCTGGTAATTTCTTAGTTATAAAGAAATCCTGGACCATAGA
Above is a genomic segment from Papaver somniferum cultivar HN1 chromosome 10, ASM357369v1, whole genome shotgun sequence containing:
- the LOC113318606 gene encoding ubiquitin carboxyl-terminal hydrolase 6-like, which encodes MPTVTVKWQKELLKKVEIDPSLPPLVFKSQLYDLTGVPPERQKIMINGGLLKDDDDWSTLNVKEGQKLMMMGTADEIVKAPEKGPVFMEDLPEEEQAVAVGHTAGLYNLGNTCYMNSTLQCLHSVPELKSELIKYPGKTNDLDQSSHLLTIATRDLFGELDRNVKPVSPMQFWMMLRKKYPQFGQLHNGAFMQQDAEECWTQIMYTLSQSLKAPNGSENSEAVKKLFGIDLVNRMHCAESGEESSETESVYSLKCHISHEVNHLHEGLKHGLKSELEKVSPSLGRSSIYLKESRINDLPRYLTVQFVRFFWKRESNQKAKILRKVDYPLELDVYDLCSDELRKKLEVPRKLLRDEEGRKAGLKIEEKKSKDTDVKMLDAEGSSSAKGESSATSSQEGATSESEGQLTGVYELVSVLTHKGRSADSGHYVAWVKQESGKWIQFDDDNPIPQREEDITKLSGGGDWHMAYICMYKARVIRN